A window from Physeter macrocephalus isolate SW-GA chromosome 11, ASM283717v5, whole genome shotgun sequence encodes these proteins:
- the PIGBOS1 gene encoding protein PIGBOS1, producing the protein MFGRLTFLQLLFASILGITGGIYIYQPIFEQYSRDQKELKEKLKLVQDSEEKKS; encoded by the coding sequence ATGTTTGGAAGATTGACCTTTCTGCAACTGCTTTTTGCTAGCATCCTTGGAATTACTGgaggaatatatatttatcaacCAATATTTGAACAGTATTCCAGAGATcagaaggaattaaaagaaaagttgaaattgGTACAAGactcagaagagaagaaaagttaa